A region of Dermochelys coriacea isolate rDerCor1 chromosome 1, rDerCor1.pri.v4, whole genome shotgun sequence DNA encodes the following proteins:
- the IL22 gene encoding interleukin-22: protein MKRVIEIIVNEVLLSAPRNHYPYIHDVAQFLAALSTELSGCKFSGHRVHVEKNLEEMKDKIKQLGVSGKNKAIGELDLLFDYLENACTEGPKRIVTSKGGNKKKN from the exons ATGAAGAGGGTAATAGAGATCATAGTGAACGAAGTACTTCTTTCTGCGCCCAGAAACCATTATCCATATATCCATGATGTGGCACAGTTCTTAGCAGCTCTGAGCACAGAGCTAAGTGGCTGC aaattcTCAGGACACAGAGTACATGTCGAAAAGAACCTGGAAGAAATGAAAGACAAAATTAAGCAG ttgggagtTAGTGGAAAGAACAAAGCAATTGGGGAGCTGGATTTGCTCTTTGATTACCTGGAAAATGCATGCACTGAAGGTCCGAAGAGAATTGTTACTAGTAAGGGAGGAAAcaagaagaaaaactga